The genomic DNA ATTTATACTTCCAATCTAAAGAAAGGAGCTTCTGGAGGAATTCTTTACTTTGAGCTAGGACCTACACGCCCTGATTTAGTACTAAAAGACATTATCAAAATTGCTCACCCGAACTTACTACCAGAGTATAATTTTACTTTTTTTCAAAAAATAAAATAAATACCCAAAAATAAGTTCCTAATTAATTAGGAGCTTATTTTTTTATGGTTCTAAATGTTAAATTGATTCTTGGTGTATGCACCTTTTTCGTAGGTGGTAAACGATGTAACCAATTATCTTGAGTTTCTCCTTTCATAAGAAGTAGCGCTCCATGTTCTAAAATAACATATTTCGTTTTCTTTGTTTTTTTATGCTTAAAACCAAATTTACGAACGGCTCCTAAAGTAAGAGAAGCTATTGCCCCATTCTTCTTTAATTCTTTTTCTCCATCCGAATGCCATCCCATTCCTTCTAAGCCTGTGTGATACAAATTTAATAAACACGAATTATACGTTTCTTTTGTCTTAGCTTCAATACGTTCTTTCAACACTAGCAACGGGCTTGTAAAAGGCAATGCCTTCTTGGTTATATTAGAATAATGATACGTAAAAGGCTCCACTCCATACCAAGCTACTTTTCGCTTTGTTGTAATATGTTTCCCTTGAACGATTGCTTCGTCATTTTCCCATCGTATAGTATCCAAC from Tenacibaculum maritimum NCIMB 2154 includes the following:
- a CDS encoding alpha-ketoglutarate-dependent dioxygenase AlkB family protein, which produces MDLFSQFSEVPQNLLPEGGVVYYYGVILSKQEADNFYKVLLDTIRWENDEAIVQGKHITTKRKVAWYGVEPFTYHYSNITKKALPFTSPLLVLKERIEAKTKETYNSCLLNLYHTGLEGMGWHSDGEKELKKNGAIASLTLGAVRKFGFKHKKTKKTKYVILEHGALLLMKGETQDNWLHRLPPTKKVHTPRINLTFRTIKK